A genome region from Candidatus Methylomirabilis sp. includes the following:
- the rlmB gene encoding 23S rRNA (guanosine(2251)-2'-O)-methyltransferase RlmB — MTENILIGPHAVLEALRAGRRDIERIVLARERYDPRITEIMKLARVSGVLVKKEKRERLGELAEGCVHQGVMAVVSEVGYSDPFELVARIKASSSPPLLLLLDGIQDPQNLGAIIRTAEAAGVDGLFISKHRAVGITPAVAKASAGAVEHLPVARVAGLPAFLAWLKEQGIWILGADPSAAGPLYEIDLRIALALVIGGEHRGLTVLVRQRCDLLASIPLRGRVASLNAAAAAAVCLFEIRRQRGNMKQLVANG; from the coding sequence ATGACGGAGAACATACTGATTGGTCCTCATGCTGTGCTGGAGGCTCTGCGCGCAGGACGGCGCGACATTGAGCGGATCGTCCTGGCCAGGGAACGGTATGATCCCAGGATTACCGAGATCATGAAGCTTGCCAGGGTTAGCGGGGTGCTTGTTAAAAAGGAGAAACGGGAACGGCTTGGCGAATTGGCCGAGGGGTGTGTCCACCAGGGGGTCATGGCCGTTGTGAGTGAGGTGGGCTACAGCGACCCTTTCGAACTGGTCGCCCGAATTAAAGCCAGTTCCTCGCCCCCGCTGCTGCTGTTGCTCGATGGCATTCAGGATCCTCAAAACCTTGGAGCGATCATTCGCACGGCGGAGGCTGCCGGAGTAGACGGGCTCTTCATCTCGAAGCATCGCGCTGTCGGGATAACCCCTGCAGTGGCGAAGGCATCTGCCGGGGCTGTGGAACATCTGCCGGTGGCGAGGGTCGCGGGCTTGCCGGCGTTTCTCGCGTGGCTGAAAGAACAGGGCATCTGGATTCTCGGGGCAGATCCAAGCGCGGCAGGACCACTCTACGAGATTGATTTGCGTATTGCGCTGGCCCTGGTTATCGGGGGCGAGCATCGGGGACTGACGGTGTTAGTACGACAGCGATGCGATCTGCTTGCGAGCATTCCCCTGCGCGGCCGAGTGGCATCTCTGAATGCCGCTGCCGCCGCGGCAGTGTGTCTATTTGAGATCCGGCGCCAGCGAGGCAACATGAAGCAGCTTGTAGCGAATGGGTAA